The following are encoded in a window of Streptomyces sp. Go-475 genomic DNA:
- a CDS encoding hydroxyacid dehydrogenase, with amino-acid sequence MSQRPQALFAMAAEHVPQVFPPEVLARLRSSVDIDPALVAGDFTDPRVRDALARTEILVTGWGCPRLDETVLDAAPRLRAVLHSAGSVKSFATPGIWRRGIAVSSAAAANALPVAEYTLAVILLAGKDVFAARERLRATRASAGWGVIPGIGNHGRRVGVIGASRIGRRVLELLRPFDLRPVLTDPYVDEKEAAALGVPLLPLEELLRTSDIVTVHAPETPETHRMIGRRELALMPDGAVLINTARGALVDHDALVAELRSGRLTAVLDVTDPEPLPADSPLYDLPGAFVTPHLAGSQGNELARLGLAVAEEAERLLAGEELAHAVDPAALERVA; translated from the coding sequence TTGAGCCAGCGCCCCCAGGCACTGTTCGCCATGGCGGCCGAGCATGTGCCGCAGGTCTTCCCGCCCGAGGTGCTGGCGCGGCTGCGCTCGTCCGTGGACATCGACCCGGCCCTCGTGGCCGGGGACTTCACCGACCCGCGTGTGCGCGACGCGCTCGCCCGGACCGAGATCCTGGTGACCGGCTGGGGCTGCCCCCGGCTCGACGAGACGGTCCTCGACGCGGCTCCCCGGCTGCGGGCGGTGCTGCACTCGGCCGGCTCGGTCAAGTCCTTCGCCACGCCCGGGATCTGGCGGCGCGGCATCGCCGTCTCCTCGGCCGCCGCCGCCAACGCGCTGCCAGTGGCCGAGTACACCCTCGCCGTGATCCTGCTCGCCGGGAAGGACGTCTTCGCCGCCCGCGAGCGGCTGCGCGCGACCCGCGCCTCCGCCGGCTGGGGCGTCATCCCCGGCATCGGCAACCACGGCCGCCGCGTCGGCGTCATCGGCGCCTCCCGCATCGGCCGCCGCGTCCTGGAACTGCTGCGCCCCTTCGACCTGCGGCCGGTGCTCACCGACCCGTACGTCGACGAGAAGGAGGCCGCCGCGCTCGGCGTGCCCCTGCTGCCGCTGGAGGAACTGCTGCGCACCTCCGACATCGTCACCGTGCACGCCCCCGAGACACCCGAGACCCACCGCATGATCGGCCGCCGCGAACTCGCCCTGATGCCCGACGGGGCGGTGCTCATCAACACCGCCCGCGGCGCGCTGGTCGACCACGACGCCCTCGTGGCCGAACTGCGCTCGGGGCGCCTGACCGCGGTCCTCGACGTCACCGACCCCGAGCCGCTCCCCGCCGACTCGCCCCTCTACGACCTGCCCGGGGCCTTCGTCACCCCGCACCTCGCGGGCTCCCAGGGCAACGAGCTGGCGCGGCTCGGCCTGGCGGTCGCCGAGGAGGCCGAACGGCTGCTGGCCGGGGAAGAACTCGCGCACGCCGTCGACCCGGCGGCGCTGGAGCGCGTGGCCTGA
- a CDS encoding radical SAM protein codes for MGSGSRTALVEDLMERFPHVPREAVFKEDLLRGGVAFDPSALSDNEGGEVKPKSYFIFSFDHGTLPELGEAALRRPPEEIILTGGPYDLRRTVVSVRVNPASPYRVAANEDGVLGLYLDGRRISDVGVPPMPEYYRHTLANGKSVMEVAPTIQWGYLIYLTVFRVCQYFGAKEECQYCDINHNWRQHKAAGRPYTGVKDVEEVLEALEIIDRYDTAKASTAYTLTGGAITKTVSGRDEADFYGHYAKAIEERFPGRWIGKVVAQALPRDDVQRFKDYGVQIYHPNYEVWDEYLFKMYCPGKERYVGRDEWHKRILDSAEVFGARNVIPNFVAGVEMAEPFGFKTVDEAIASTTEGLRFFMSHGITPRFTTWCPEPTTPLGKANPQGAPLEYHIRLLQAYRQTMEDFGLSSPPGYGPPGAGNAVFSVSSFMDSLPADEPTPLV; via the coding sequence ATGGGCAGCGGCAGCCGTACCGCGCTGGTCGAGGATCTGATGGAGCGGTTCCCGCACGTCCCGCGGGAGGCCGTCTTCAAGGAGGACCTGCTCCGGGGCGGCGTGGCCTTCGACCCGTCCGCGCTCAGCGACAACGAGGGCGGCGAGGTCAAGCCGAAGTCGTACTTCATCTTCTCCTTCGACCACGGCACCCTGCCCGAGCTGGGCGAGGCCGCGCTGCGCCGCCCGCCCGAGGAGATCATCCTCACCGGCGGCCCCTACGACCTGCGCCGCACGGTCGTCTCGGTCCGCGTGAACCCCGCCTCGCCCTACCGTGTCGCCGCGAACGAGGACGGCGTCCTCGGCCTCTACCTCGACGGCAGGCGGATCTCCGACGTCGGCGTGCCGCCGATGCCCGAGTACTACCGGCACACCCTCGCCAACGGGAAGTCGGTCATGGAGGTCGCCCCCACCATCCAGTGGGGCTACCTGATCTACCTGACCGTCTTCCGGGTCTGCCAGTACTTCGGCGCCAAGGAGGAGTGCCAGTACTGCGACATCAACCACAACTGGCGCCAGCACAAGGCCGCCGGCCGGCCCTACACGGGCGTGAAGGACGTCGAGGAGGTCCTCGAGGCCCTGGAGATCATCGACCGCTACGACACCGCCAAGGCCTCCACGGCCTACACCCTCACCGGCGGCGCCATCACCAAGACGGTCTCCGGCCGCGACGAGGCCGACTTCTACGGCCACTACGCCAAGGCCATCGAGGAGCGCTTCCCCGGCCGCTGGATCGGCAAGGTCGTCGCCCAGGCCCTCCCGCGCGACGACGTCCAGCGGTTCAAGGACTACGGCGTGCAGATCTACCACCCCAACTACGAGGTGTGGGACGAGTACCTGTTCAAGATGTACTGCCCCGGCAAGGAGCGGTACGTCGGCCGCGACGAGTGGCACAAGCGCATCCTGGACTCCGCCGAGGTCTTCGGCGCGCGCAACGTCATCCCGAACTTCGTCGCCGGAGTCGAGATGGCCGAGCCCTTCGGCTTCAAGACGGTCGACGAGGCCATCGCCTCCACCACCGAGGGCCTGCGCTTCTTCATGTCGCACGGCATCACGCCCCGCTTCACCACCTGGTGCCCGGAGCCCACGACCCCGCTCGGCAAGGCCAATCCGCAGGGCGCGCCCCTGGAGTACCACATCCGCCTGCTCCAGGCGTACCGGCAGACGATGGAGGACTTCGGCCTGTCCTCGCCCCCCGGCTACGGTCCGCCCGGCGCCGGCAACGCGGTCTTCTCGGTCAGCTCCTTCATGGACAGCCTCCCGGCGGACGAACCCACCCCGCTTGTATAA
- a CDS encoding cellulose-binding domain-containing protein: MPDLPTPQDATEAALFSECWDAVLAYADLCTSGSTAAAQLGREAFAHGIREARAAETGPVRATGRRPARLPRIPLLLTAVRTTAAAWEEEGQGHKLDPDLRLWLNSDKAARYTGPPLRRPLALRGLRDLQQADAELLWLAEVEALPLSLVARRLGLDPATAAEELQQVRTLFRDRCHRNHLDTPMDAGCRSYARLLDAVTRSCAADTPGDLSRHLATCVQCAEAAACLRLHGGGLPGALAGGVIGWGGLAYLERRRRAAEVRLGAGRPGRPDQAAAEEEDGAQKARVARSGLLVAAVLVSLLALGVSMMPFGGSGGDLGARDDAGRQPVADPGPSLPSAPSLPPATSKPADRATGDTEQPDEPGKPEGSSRRTAPQGTSSPAGRSGADKSADPTCRVEYDLVNQWPDGFQATVTVTSSKALDSWRVSWSFRDGQHVGQMWDASVSQDGSRVTATAADYNKSVPAGGNLAFGFLASWRGKNSPPYDFALNGDDCAKSG, translated from the coding sequence ATGCCCGACCTGCCGACCCCTCAGGACGCCACCGAGGCCGCGCTGTTCTCCGAGTGCTGGGACGCGGTCCTCGCGTACGCCGACCTGTGCACGTCCGGCTCCACCGCCGCCGCACAGCTCGGCCGCGAGGCGTTCGCACACGGCATACGCGAGGCCCGCGCCGCCGAGACCGGGCCGGTCCGCGCCACCGGCCGCCGCCCCGCCCGGCTGCCCCGCATACCCCTGCTGCTGACCGCCGTACGCACCACGGCCGCGGCCTGGGAAGAGGAGGGGCAGGGCCACAAACTCGACCCCGACCTGCGCCTGTGGCTCAACTCGGACAAGGCCGCCCGCTACACCGGCCCGCCGCTGCGGCGCCCGCTCGCGCTGCGCGGCCTGCGCGACCTCCAGCAGGCGGACGCCGAACTGCTGTGGCTCGCCGAGGTGGAGGCGCTGCCGCTGTCCCTGGTCGCCCGCCGCCTGGGCCTCGACCCGGCCACCGCCGCCGAGGAACTCCAGCAGGTGCGCACCCTGTTCCGGGACCGCTGCCACCGCAACCACCTCGACACGCCGATGGACGCCGGGTGCCGCAGCTACGCCCGGCTGCTGGACGCCGTCACCCGCTCCTGTGCCGCCGACACGCCCGGTGACCTCTCCCGGCACCTCGCCACCTGCGTGCAGTGCGCCGAGGCCGCCGCCTGCCTGCGCCTGCACGGCGGCGGACTGCCCGGGGCGCTGGCCGGCGGGGTGATCGGCTGGGGCGGTCTCGCCTACCTGGAGCGCCGCCGCCGCGCCGCCGAGGTCCGTCTCGGCGCCGGCCGGCCCGGCCGGCCGGACCAGGCGGCCGCGGAAGAGGAGGACGGGGCGCAGAAGGCGCGCGTCGCCCGCAGCGGCCTGCTCGTCGCCGCCGTCCTGGTCTCCCTCCTGGCACTCGGCGTCTCGATGATGCCCTTCGGCGGCTCCGGCGGCGATCTAGGGGCCCGCGACGACGCCGGCCGGCAGCCGGTGGCCGACCCCGGCCCGTCCCTGCCGTCCGCCCCCTCCCTGCCGCCCGCGACCTCGAAGCCGGCCGACCGGGCCACCGGGGACACGGAGCAGCCGGACGAGCCCGGCAAGCCGGAGGGCAGCAGCCGCCGGACCGCACCGCAGGGGACCTCCTCGCCCGCCGGCCGGTCCGGAGCCGACAAGAGCGCGGATCCCACCTGCCGGGTCGAGTACGACCTGGTCAACCAGTGGCCCGACGGCTTCCAGGCCACCGTCACCGTCACCAGCAGCAAGGCCCTCGACTCCTGGCGGGTGTCCTGGTCCTTCCGGGACGGCCAGCACGTCGGCCAGATGTGGGACGCCTCCGTCTCCCAGGACGGTTCCCGCGTCACCGCCACCGCCGCCGACTACAACAAGTCGGTCCCCGCCGGCGGCAACCTGGCCTTCGGCTTCCTGGCCTCCTGGCGCGGCAAGAACTCCCCGCCGTACGACTTCGCGCTGAACGGGGACGACTGCGCGAAAAGCGGTTGA
- the rsgA gene encoding ribosome small subunit-dependent GTPase A, with protein MTSSSAASVSSALAPYGWDDAWADQFAPYATEGLLPGRVIRVDRGQCDVVTAGGVLRADTAFVTPHDPMRVVCTGDWVAVEPGGNPRYVRAYLPRRTAFVRSTSSQRSEGQILAANVDHAVVAVSLAVELDLGRIERFLALAWESGAQPVVVLTKADLVPDAVTRSHLVQDVETSAPGVPVVTVSARDGEGLEVVAAIVGGGTSVLLGQSGAGKSTLANALLGEDVMDVQATRDVDGKGRHTTTTRNLLALPGGGVLIDTPGLRGVGLWDAESGVGQVFSEIEELAERCRFHDCAHEAEPGCAVQAAVASGELPQRRLHSYRKLLRENQRIVAKTDARLRAEIRKDWKRKGAIGRAAMEAKRGPHWRS; from the coding sequence TTGACTTCCAGCTCCGCTGCATCCGTTTCCTCCGCGCTCGCTCCCTACGGCTGGGACGACGCATGGGCGGACCAGTTCGCCCCGTACGCCACCGAAGGACTGCTGCCCGGGCGCGTCATCCGGGTCGACCGCGGGCAGTGCGACGTCGTCACCGCCGGCGGGGTGCTGCGCGCCGACACCGCGTTCGTCACGCCGCACGACCCGATGCGGGTCGTCTGCACCGGCGACTGGGTCGCCGTCGAGCCCGGCGGGAACCCGCGCTACGTCCGCGCGTACCTGCCGCGCCGCACCGCGTTCGTCCGCTCCACCTCCTCCCAGCGGTCCGAGGGGCAGATCCTCGCGGCCAACGTCGACCACGCCGTCGTCGCCGTGTCCCTCGCCGTCGAACTCGACCTCGGCCGCATCGAGCGGTTCCTCGCGCTCGCCTGGGAGTCCGGGGCGCAGCCCGTCGTCGTCCTCACCAAGGCCGACCTCGTGCCGGACGCCGTCACCCGCTCCCACCTCGTCCAGGACGTGGAGACCAGCGCGCCCGGCGTGCCGGTGGTGACCGTCAGCGCGCGGGACGGGGAGGGACTCGAGGTGGTCGCGGCGATCGTCGGCGGCGGTACGTCCGTCCTGCTCGGCCAGTCCGGCGCGGGCAAGTCGACCCTCGCCAACGCGCTCCTCGGCGAGGACGTCATGGACGTCCAGGCCACCCGCGACGTCGACGGCAAGGGCCGCCACACCACGACCACCCGCAACCTGCTCGCGCTGCCCGGCGGGGGCGTCCTCATCGACACGCCCGGACTGCGGGGCGTGGGCCTGTGGGACGCCGAGAGCGGTGTCGGGCAGGTGTTCTCCGAGATCGAGGAACTGGCCGAGCGGTGCCGCTTCCACGACTGCGCCCACGAGGCCGAGCCGGGGTGCGCCGTGCAGGCCGCCGTCGCATCCGGTGAGCTGCCGCAGCGGCGGCTGCACAGCTACCGCAAGCTGCTGCGGGAGAACCAGCGCATCGTCGCCAAGACCGACGCCCGGCTCCGGGCCGAGATCCGCAAGGACTGGAAGCGGAAGGGGGCGATCGGCAGGGCCGCGATGGAGGCCAAGCGCGGCCCGCACTGGCGTTCGTAA
- a CDS encoding DNA-3-methyladenine glycosylase 2 family protein produces the protein MRDQDTREDPRYEAVRSRDGRFDGAFFFAVETTGIYCRPSCPAVTPKRANVRFFATAAAAQGSGFRACRRCRPDAVPGSAEWNVRADVVGRAMRLIADGVVDREGVAGLAARLGYSARQVQRQLTAELGAGPVALARAQRAHTARVLLQTTALPVTEIAFASGFASVRQFNDTIRAVYASTPSELRAAAPKTGRGRRTATPGAGIPLRLAHRGPYQAGPVFDLLEREAVPGIEEVGGPPGARTYRRTLRLPYGTGIAAVGERPGSVRTGLGAHPGGWLDARLHLTDPRDLTTAVQRLRRLFDLDADPYAVDERLAADPRLAPLVAARPGLRSPGAADPEELAVRALVGRAEAERLVRRYGKALDAPCGGLTHLFPEPALLAGAEPDGTLGALAAALADHAVRLDPGADRDDAQDALRAVPGLDARTVAEIRTRALGDPDVAPPGTDVPDSWRPWRSYALNHLRAAGEWEL, from the coding sequence GTGAGGGACCAGGACACGAGGGAAGACCCCAGGTACGAGGCCGTACGCAGCCGTGACGGGCGTTTCGACGGCGCCTTCTTCTTCGCCGTCGAGACGACCGGCATCTACTGTCGGCCGAGCTGCCCCGCGGTCACCCCGAAGCGGGCCAACGTACGGTTCTTCGCCACGGCCGCCGCCGCGCAGGGCTCGGGCTTCCGGGCCTGCCGGCGGTGCCGCCCGGACGCCGTGCCCGGCTCCGCCGAGTGGAACGTCCGCGCGGACGTGGTGGGCCGGGCCATGCGGCTGATCGCCGACGGCGTCGTCGACCGCGAGGGCGTCGCCGGTCTCGCCGCCCGGCTCGGCTACAGCGCCCGGCAGGTGCAGCGGCAGCTCACCGCCGAACTCGGCGCCGGGCCGGTCGCCCTCGCCCGGGCGCAGCGGGCCCACACCGCGCGCGTCCTGCTCCAGACCACCGCGCTGCCGGTCACCGAGATCGCGTTCGCGTCGGGCTTCGCCAGCGTGCGGCAGTTCAACGACACGATCCGCGCCGTGTACGCCTCCACCCCGAGCGAACTGCGCGCCGCCGCGCCGAAGACCGGCCGGGGCCGCCGCACGGCCACCCCGGGCGCCGGCATCCCGCTCCGGCTCGCCCACCGCGGCCCCTACCAGGCCGGCCCCGTCTTCGACCTGCTGGAACGCGAGGCCGTACCCGGCATCGAGGAGGTCGGCGGCCCACCGGGAGCGCGCACCTACCGGCGTACGCTCCGCCTGCCGTACGGCACCGGCATCGCCGCCGTCGGGGAACGGCCCGGCAGCGTGCGCACCGGGCTCGGCGCCCACCCCGGCGGCTGGCTCGACGCCCGGCTGCACCTCACCGACCCCCGCGACCTGACCACCGCCGTCCAGCGGCTGCGGCGGCTGTTCGACCTGGACGCCGACCCCTACGCCGTCGACGAGCGCCTCGCCGCCGACCCGCGCCTCGCGCCCCTGGTCGCCGCCCGCCCCGGGCTGCGCTCGCCGGGCGCCGCCGACCCGGAGGAACTCGCCGTGCGGGCCCTGGTCGGCCGGGCGGAGGCGGAACGGCTCGTCCGCCGCTACGGCAAGGCCCTCGACGCCCCCTGCGGCGGCCTCACCCACCTCTTCCCCGAGCCGGCCCTCCTCGCCGGGGCCGAGCCCGACGGCACCCTCGGCGCGCTCGCCGCCGCCCTCGCCGACCACGCCGTCCGCCTGGACCCGGGCGCCGACCGGGACGACGCGCAGGACGCCCTGCGTGCCGTGCCCGGCCTGGACGCCCGTACGGTCGCCGAGATCCGCACCCGCGCCCTCGGCGACCCGGACGTGGCCCCGCCCGGCACGGACGTCCCCGACAGCTGGCGCCCCTGGCGCTCGTACGCCCTGAACCACCTGCGCGCAGCAGGGGAATGGGAGCTTTGA
- a CDS encoding methylated-DNA--[protein]-cysteine S-methyltransferase: MNPPASWTSVPSPLGPLLLTAAPSGELTSVSVPGQKGGREVRDDWRRDPGPFREAEEQLAAYFAGELKEFRLTWRTEGTAFREKVWAALDDIPYGATTTYGEIAARIGAPRAAVRAVGGAIGANPLLVVRPCHRVIGADGALTGYAGGLDRKVRLLTHEGALRP; encoded by the coding sequence ATGAACCCTCCGGCCTCCTGGACGAGCGTGCCCAGCCCCCTCGGGCCGCTGCTCCTCACCGCCGCCCCGAGCGGCGAGTTGACCTCGGTGTCCGTGCCCGGGCAGAAGGGCGGGCGCGAGGTGCGGGACGACTGGCGGCGGGACCCCGGGCCGTTCCGCGAGGCCGAGGAGCAGCTCGCCGCCTACTTCGCCGGGGAGCTGAAGGAGTTCCGGCTGACCTGGCGCACGGAGGGCACCGCCTTCCGGGAGAAGGTCTGGGCCGCCCTCGACGACATCCCCTACGGGGCGACCACGACCTACGGCGAGATCGCCGCGCGGATCGGAGCGCCCCGGGCGGCGGTACGGGCCGTCGGCGGTGCGATCGGAGCCAATCCGCTGCTGGTGGTGCGGCCGTGCCACCGGGTGATCGGGGCGGACGGTGCGCTGACGGGCTACGCGGGGGGACTGGACCGCAAGGTGCGGCTGCTGACGCACGAGGGTGCGCTGCGCCCCTGA
- a CDS encoding DUF456 domain-containing protein, translated as MGVWDLLLVGLVILLGLCGVLVPAVPGSLLVWAAVMWWALQDPQPVAWWVLVGATALMFVSQAVRWALPPRRLRASGANRRMLAYAGAGSTLGFVLLPVLGAIPGFLAGIYLYERLRLGRHTDAVAALRTVMRAGGSSILAELFTCQLIAATWVGAVFWG; from the coding sequence ATGGGAGTGTGGGACCTCCTGCTGGTCGGGCTGGTCATCCTGCTCGGTCTCTGCGGAGTGCTGGTGCCCGCGGTGCCCGGGTCACTGCTGGTGTGGGCCGCGGTGATGTGGTGGGCGCTGCAGGACCCGCAGCCCGTCGCCTGGTGGGTCCTGGTGGGTGCCACGGCCCTGATGTTCGTCTCCCAGGCCGTGCGCTGGGCGCTGCCGCCCCGGCGGCTGCGGGCGAGCGGCGCCAACCGCCGCATGCTGGCGTACGCCGGAGCGGGGTCCACCCTCGGCTTCGTCCTGCTGCCCGTGCTCGGCGCGATCCCCGGCTTCCTGGCCGGCATCTACCTCTACGAGCGTCTCCGCCTCGGCCGCCACACCGACGCGGTCGCCGCCCTGCGCACGGTGATGCGCGCGGGCGGCTCCAGCATCCTGGCCGAACTGTTCACCTGCCAGCTGATCGCGGCGACCTGGGTGGGCGCGGTCTTCTGGGGATGA
- a CDS encoding protein phosphatase 2C domain-containing protein, whose protein sequence is MLDGARYGACTLRAVSVRGDSARYRGEPRRDSLLTARFGTGEQALLLVAMATGARATPGAHRAAAEACHWIGRAVGRSHSRLVEDIRAGRRGDLKSGLHRLTDRSLGKLRASAAEQGVDPQEYAAGLRCLLLPADPECRTRVFFGVGPGGLFRLREGEWQDIEPQVTDVKGEPVLGFGSPPSETPEGDRLTMDLGIPTPPSPYEPAPEPPREPFRFRTSVARPGDTLLMCSNGLADPLRGEPELCEYLADRWSRPEPPGLAAFLADSQVRVKGYADDRTAAAVWEA, encoded by the coding sequence GTGCTCGACGGGGCGCGGTACGGGGCCTGCACCCTGCGGGCCGTGTCGGTGCGCGGGGACTCCGCGCGGTATCGCGGGGAGCCCCGCCGGGACTCCCTGCTCACCGCCCGCTTCGGGACGGGCGAGCAGGCGTTGCTGCTGGTGGCGATGGCGACCGGGGCCCGTGCCACGCCGGGCGCGCACCGGGCGGCCGCCGAGGCCTGCCACTGGATCGGGCGGGCCGTCGGGCGCAGTCACTCCCGGCTCGTCGAGGACATAAGGGCCGGCCGGCGCGGCGACCTCAAGTCCGGCCTGCACCGCCTCACCGACCGCAGCCTCGGCAAACTCCGCGCGAGCGCCGCCGAACAGGGCGTCGACCCGCAGGAGTACGCGGCCGGCCTGCGCTGCCTGCTGCTGCCGGCCGACCCCGAGTGCCGTACGCGCGTGTTCTTCGGCGTCGGACCGGGCGGGTTGTTCCGGCTGCGCGAAGGCGAGTGGCAGGACATCGAACCGCAGGTCACCGACGTCAAGGGCGAACCGGTCCTGGGCTTCGGCTCGCCGCCCTCCGAGACCCCCGAGGGCGACCGGCTCACCATGGACCTGGGCATCCCGACCCCGCCGAGCCCCTACGAACCGGCCCCGGAACCACCCCGCGAACCCTTCCGCTTCCGCACCTCCGTCGCCCGCCCGGGGGACACGCTCCTGATGTGCAGCAACGGCCTCGCCGACCCGCTGCGCGGCGAACCCGAACTGTGCGAGTACCTCGCCGACCGGTGGTCCCGCCCCGAACCGCCCGGTCTCGCGGCCTTCCTCGCCGACTCCCAGGTACGGGTCAAGGGATATGCCGACGACCGTACAGCCGCGGCGGTTTGGGAGGCGTGA
- a CDS encoding pyruvate dehydrogenase has translation MAKQNVAEQFVDILTRAGVKRLYGVVGDSLNPVVDAVRRNSAIDWIHVRHEETAAFAASAEAQITGGLAACAGSCGPGNLHLINGLYDAHRSMAPVLALASHIPSSEIGLGYFQETHPDRLFAECSHYSEMISSPEQMPRLLQTAIQNAVGRSGVSVVTLPGDIADRPAPEQAAETALVTSRPTVRPGDAEIDRLVEMIDEAGKVTLFCGSGTAGAHAEVMEFAAKIKSPVGHALRGKEWIQYDNPFDVGMSGLLGYGAAYEATHECDLLILLGTDFPYNAFLPDDVKIVQVDIRPEHLGRRSKLDLAVWGDVRETLRCLIPRVREKKNRRFLDRMLKKHADALEGVVKAYTRKVDKHTPIHPEYVASVLDEVASDDAVFTVDTGMCNVWAARYISPNGRRRVIGSFSHGSMANALPMAIGAQFTDRRRQVVSMSGDGGFSMLMGDFLTLVQYDLPVKVVLFNNSSLGMVELEMLVAGLPSYGTANKNPDFAAVARACGAYGVRVEKPKDLAGALKDAFKHKGPALVDVVTDPNALSIPPKIKAEMVTGFALSASKIVLDGGVGRMLQMARSNLRNVPRP, from the coding sequence ATGGCCAAACAGAACGTCGCGGAACAGTTCGTCGACATCCTCACCCGCGCCGGCGTCAAACGCCTCTACGGCGTCGTCGGCGACAGCCTCAACCCCGTCGTCGACGCCGTCCGCCGCAACTCCGCCATCGACTGGATCCACGTCCGGCACGAGGAGACCGCCGCCTTCGCCGCCAGCGCCGAGGCACAGATCACCGGCGGCCTCGCCGCCTGCGCCGGCTCCTGCGGGCCCGGCAACCTCCATCTCATCAACGGTCTCTACGACGCCCACCGCTCCATGGCCCCGGTCCTCGCCCTCGCCTCGCACATCCCCTCCAGCGAGATCGGCCTCGGCTACTTCCAGGAGACCCACCCCGACCGGCTGTTCGCCGAGTGCAGCCACTACAGCGAGATGATCTCCAGCCCGGAGCAGATGCCGCGGCTGCTGCAGACCGCCATCCAGAACGCCGTCGGCCGCAGCGGCGTCAGCGTCGTCACCCTGCCCGGTGACATCGCCGACCGGCCCGCCCCGGAGCAGGCCGCCGAGACCGCCCTCGTCACCTCCCGGCCGACCGTCCGCCCCGGCGACGCCGAGATCGACCGGCTCGTCGAGATGATCGACGAGGCCGGCAAGGTCACCCTCTTCTGCGGCAGCGGCACGGCCGGGGCGCACGCCGAGGTCATGGAGTTCGCGGCGAAGATCAAGTCACCGGTCGGGCACGCGCTGCGCGGCAAGGAATGGATCCAGTACGACAACCCCTTCGACGTCGGGATGAGCGGGCTGCTCGGCTACGGCGCCGCCTACGAGGCCACCCACGAGTGCGACCTGCTGATCCTGCTCGGCACCGACTTCCCGTACAACGCCTTCCTCCCCGACGACGTGAAGATCGTCCAGGTCGACATCCGGCCCGAACACCTGGGCCGTCGCTCGAAACTGGACCTCGCGGTGTGGGGCGACGTACGGGAGACGCTGCGCTGCCTGATCCCGCGCGTCCGGGAGAAGAAGAACCGGCGCTTCCTCGACCGGATGCTGAAGAAGCACGCGGACGCGCTGGAGGGGGTGGTGAAGGCGTACACCCGCAAGGTCGACAAGCACACGCCGATCCACCCCGAGTACGTGGCGTCCGTGCTCGACGAAGTCGCCTCCGACGACGCCGTGTTCACCGTCGACACCGGCATGTGCAACGTCTGGGCCGCCCGCTACATCTCGCCCAACGGCCGCCGCCGCGTCATCGGTTCCTTCTCCCACGGCTCGATGGCCAACGCCCTGCCCATGGCGATCGGCGCCCAGTTCACCGACCGGCGCCGGCAGGTCGTGTCGATGTCCGGCGACGGCGGCTTCTCCATGCTGATGGGCGACTTCCTGACGCTCGTGCAGTACGACCTCCCGGTCAAGGTCGTCCTCTTCAACAACTCCTCCCTCGGCATGGTTGAGTTGGAGATGCTGGTCGCCGGGCTCCCGTCCTACGGCACCGCCAACAAGAACCCCGACTTCGCCGCCGTCGCCCGCGCCTGCGGCGCCTACGGCGTACGCGTCGAGAAGCCCAAGGACCTCGCCGGCGCGCTGAAGGACGCCTTCAAGCACAAGGGCCCGGCCCTCGTCGACGTCGTCACCGACCCCAACGCCCTGTCCATCCCGCCGAAGATCAAGGCCGAGATGGTGACCGGGTTCGCCCTGTCCGCCTCCAAGATCGTCCTGGACGGCGGCGTGGGCCGCATGCTCCAGATGGCCCGCTCCAACCTGCGCAACGTGCCGCGGCCTTAG